The Ananas comosus cultivar F153 unplaced genomic scaffold, ASM154086v1, whole genome shotgun sequence genome includes a region encoding these proteins:
- the LOC109704598 gene encoding ABC transporter C family member 3-like — translation MASLPPGGAPANGLSAPLPHLFFRFRFRFRFQMRGELFSEAEILHGFSVLCHVGLLLALSSVWLFRRSRAGKSSKERAENNTKKSFLHYKLALFSSLALALLYLILSVYNFLLLLYGGGRRRRRSDDEQIIAAQLDFGIRVVSWSAASAYLLFEFGWCGEKRFPPFLRIWWGLFFLLSCSSLALSFFYSRDPGAVIPTHLWVLHSVSILSSLILNFAGFFGKMSPGGGAPLQEPLLNGNENNAAESRYASAPQSASSLFTNAGFLSVLTFSWMGPLLSVGHKKTLELKDVPPLDSRDSVNSVFPTFKAKLDSLTGGGGGATAPNISSTSSRSAASGGSSGGGGGRITTFKLAKALVLSSWDQVLLTAVYALVNNLASYVGPYLISYFVEYLNGNNKFANKGHLLVVAFVVSKLLEGLSQRHWFFRLQQAGIRVRAFLVSIIYQKGLTLSSQSRQSRTSGEIVNLMSVDADRIGLFSWYMHDLWLVPVQVTLALLILYSTLGLASLAALGATIVIMIANIPLGKMEERFQEKMMESKDVRMKAMSEILRNMRILKLQGWEMKFLSRIIELRKAETNWLRKYVYTSAMVTFVFWGAPTFVAVVTFGACMMLGIPLESGKVLSSLATFRVLQEPIYTLPDVISMIIQTKVSLDRISSFLCLGDLPTDAVEKLPSDSSDVAIEVRNGSFSWDPSSQVPTLTDLNFRVLKGMRVAVCGTVGSGKSSLLSCTLGEVPKLCGDVKMCGSTAYVAQSPWIQSGKIQENILFGKEMDGEKYEKVLEACSLKKDLEILPFGDQTVIGERGINLSGGQKQRIQIARALYQDADVYLFDDPFSAVDAHTGSHLFKECLLGFLASKTVLYVTHQVEFLPSADLILVMKDGKIAQAGKYGEILDSGTEFMELVGAHKDALAALDSMQLTTDSSSSKTEIISGEVQKIDKKDVQNGKVDEGAQQKGQLVQEEEREKGKVGFWVYWKYMTTAYSGAFVPLILLAQILFQALQIGSNYWMAWAAPVSEDVEPPVSGSVLIYVYVALALGSSLCILVRALLLVTAGYKTATILFNKMHTRIFRASMSFFDSTPSGRILSRASTDQNEVDTNIPSRVGAFAFSVIQLLGIIAVMSQVAWQVFIIFIPVIAACIWYQQYYLDTARELARLVGVCKAPIIQHFAESMTGSATIRSFGKESQFVDNNYHLNDDYSRPKFYNAAAREWLCFRLDMFSSFTFAFSLIFLVSLPTGVIDPGLAGLAVTYGLNLNMIQAWVIWNLCDLENKIISVERIFQYTSIPSEPPLTMGEDRLNHHWPSKGEVELRDIQVRYAPHLPFVLRGLTCTFPGGMKTGIVGRTGSGKSTLIQALFRIVDPTVGQIIIDGIDICTIGLHDLRSRLSIIPQDPTMFEGTVRTNLDPLQEYTDEQIWEALDSCQLGEEVRKKELKLDSPVTENGENWSVGQRQLVCLGRVILKKSKVLVLDEATASVDTATDNLIQKTLRQQFSESTVITIAHRITSVLDSDMVLLLENGLIVEHDTPTRLLENKSSLFSKLVSEYTMRSTYS, via the exons ATGGCTTCTCTTCCTCCCGGCGGGGCCCCTGCGAATGGTCTGTCGGCCCCTCTGCCTCACCTCTTCTTTCGGTTTCGGTTTCGGTTTCGGTTTCAAATGCGCGGGGAATTGTTTTCGGAAGCCGAGATTTTACATGGCTTCTCTGTTCTGTGTCACGTGGGGCTGTTGCTCGCCCTCTCCTCTGTCTGGCTCTTTCGGAGGAGCAGGGCGGGCAAGTCGTCCAAGGAGCGAGCGGAGAACAACACCAAGAAGAGCTTCCTGCACTACAAGCTCGCTCTCTTCTCCTCCCTGGCCCTGGCTCTCCTCTATCTCATCCTCTCTGTTTATaacttcctcctcctcttgtatggcggcgggcggcggcggcggcggtctgATGATGAGCAGATCATCGCCGCCCAACTCGACTTCGGCATTAGGGTAGTTTCCTGGTCTGCCGCCTCCGCTTATCTGCTGTTCGAATTCGGCTGGTGCGGCGAGAAGAGGTTCCCGCCATTTCTCAGGATCTGGTGGggtctcttcttcctcctctcctgtTCTTCCCTTGCTCTCTCCTTCTTCTACTCGAGGGACCCTGGAGCTGTTATTCCCACCCATTTGTGGGTTCTCCATTCCGTGTCGATCCTTTCGAGTTTGATCCTCAACTTTGCCGGATTCTTTGGCAAGATGAGCCCGGGCGGAGGTGCTCCTCTTCAGGAGCCTCTCTTGAACGGGAACGAGAATAATGCTGCTGAGTCACGCTACGCAAGTGCCCCGCAAAGCGCCTCCTCCCTTTTCACAAATGCCGGTTTTTTAAGCGTCCTCACTTTCTCTTGGATGGGCCCTCTGCTCTCCGTCGGCCACAAAAAGACACTAGAACTGAAGGATGTCCCACCGTTAGATAGTAGGGACAGCGTTAATAGTGTCTTCCCAACTTTTAAGGCCAAGCTCGACTCACTCACTGGCGGTGGTGGGGGTGCGACTGCTCCTAACATCAGCAGCACCAGCAGCAGAAGTGCAGCTTCTGGTGGCagcagtggcggcggcggcggtaggATCACGACATTTAAGCTGGCCAAAGCATTGGTGCTGTCCTCGTGGGACCAAGTCCTATTGACCGCAGTTTATGCGCTCGTCAACAACCTAGCTTCCTACGTCGGTCCTTACCTCATCAGTTACTTTGTTGAGTATCTCAATGGAAACAACAAGTTTGCGAACAAAGGACACCTATTGGTCGTTGCCTTCGTCGTTTCGAAGCTTCTTGAGGGCCTGTCGCAGAGGCACTGGTTCTTCAGATTGCAGCAGGCAGGGATCAGAGTTAGAGCTTTCCTTGTCTCCATCATATACCAGAAGGGCCTCACTTTGTCTAGCCAATCGAGGCAGAGTCGTACAAGCGGGGAAATCGTAAATCTAATGAGCGTCGATGCTGACAGGATCGGGCTTTTCAGCTGGTACATGCATGACCTATGGTTGGTCCCGGTGCAAGTGACTCTCGCCTTGTTGATCTTGTATTCGACATTAGGCCTTGCTTCGCTTGCAGCACTTGGGGCCACCATTGTCATTATGATCGCCAATATTCCCCTAGGGAAGATGGAAGAGAGGTTTCAGGAGAAGATGATGGAGTCTAAAGATGTTAGGATGAAAGCCATGTCCGAGATTTTAAGGAACATGAGGATTCTCAAGCTCCAAGGATGGGAGATGAAGTTCTTATCCAGGATAATTGAATTAAGGAAAGCGGAGACGAATTGGCTAAGGAAGTACGTATATACGTCTGCGATGGTGACATTTGTCTTCTGGGGGGCACCTACTTTTGTTGCGGTAGTCACTTTTGGAGCTTGCATGATGCTGGGGATTCCGTTAGAATCAGGAAAAGTTCTATCATCGTTAGCGACATTTAGGGTCTTGCAAGAGCCAATTTACACTCTCCCTGACGTAATTTCCATGATAATCCAAACCAAAGTCTCTCTTGATAGGATATCATCATTTCTATGCCTTGGGGACTTGCCGACTGATGCAGTAGAAAAGCTTCCAAGTGATAGTTCAGATGTTGCAATTGAGGTACGCAACGGAAGTTTCTCGTGGGATCCCTCTTCTCAAGTCCCTACTTTGACAGACTTGAATTTTCGAGTGCTGAAAGGGATGAGGGTAGCCGTATGTGGAACTGTTGGTTCTGGCAAATCGAGCTTGCTTTCTTGCACATTGGGTGAAGTTCCGAAACTGTGTGGAGATGTTAAGATGTGCGGATCGACAGCTTATGTCGCACAGTCACCTTGGATACAAAGTGGTAAGATTCAAGAGAATATATTATTTGGCAAGGAGATGGATGGCGAAAAGTATGAGAAGGTTCTCGAAGCATGCTCTCTGAAGAAAGACCTGGAGATTTTGCCATTCGGAGATCAGACTGTTATAGGCGAGAGAGGCATCAACCTGAGTGGGGGACAGAAACAAAGGATTCAGATAGCCCGTGCTTTGTATCAAGATGCTGACGTTTATCTCTTTGATGATCCATTTAGTGCTGTCGATGCTCATACTGGATCTCATCTCTTTAAG GAATGTTTGCTTGGGTTTTTAGCTTCGAAAACAGTTCTTTATGTCACCCACCAGGTCGAATTTTTACCTTCAGCTGACCTTATTTTG GTTATGAAAGATGGGAAAATAGCACAAGCAGGCAAGTATGGTGAGATACTTGATTCAGGAACAGAGTTCATGGAGCTTGTTGGTGCTCATAAGGATGCTTTGGCTGCCCTCGACTCGATGCAGCTCACAACGGACTCTTCAAGCAGCAAAACAGAGATAATCTCAGGGGAGGTTCAGAAAATAGATAAGAAGGATGTCCAAAATGGCAAAGTCGATGAAGGAGCCCAGCAGAAGGGGCAACTTGttcaagaagaagagagggagaaagggaAGGTTGGATTTTGGGTTTACTGGAAATATATGACAACAGCATATAGTGGAGCATTTGTGCCCCTCATATTGTTGGCCCAAATTCTTTTTCAAGCCCTTCAAATCGGTAGTAATTACTGGATGGCTTGGGCAGCTCCCGTATCGGAAGATGTCGAACCTCCAGTTAGTGGATCAGTGCTTATCTATGTCTATGTCGCATTGGCTCTTGGAAGCTCTTTGTGTATCCTCGTAAGAGCTCTGCTTCTTGTCACAGCCGGATATAAGACTGCAACAATACTGTTCAATAAGATGCATACACGTATTTTCCGTGCTTCAATGTCATTCTTTGATTCCACTCCGAGCGGCCGTATCCTTAGTAGA GCTTCAACTGATCAAAATGAAGTGGATACAAATATTCCAAGTCGGGTTGGTGCCTTTGCCTTCTCAGTCATACAACTTCTTGGTATCATTGCAGTGATGTCACAGGTAGCGTGGCAGGTTTTTATCATCTTTATTCCAGTGATTGCTGCCTGCATTTGGTATCAG CAATATTATTTAGATACGGCACGCGAACTAGCAAGGCTTGTTGGAGTGTGCAAAGCTCCCATTATTCAGCATTTTGCTGAATCGATGACTGGCTCAGCAACAATTAGAAGTTTTGGCAAGGAATCACAATTCGTAGACAATAATTATCATCTGAATGATGATTACTCTCGACCCAAGTTTTATAATGCTGCAGCAAGGGAGTGGCTCTGCTTTCGTTTGGATATGTTCTCATCATTCACTTTTGCCTTTTCTTTGATATTTTTGGTGTCTCTCCCAACCGGTGTCATCGATCCAG GGCTTGCCGGTCTTGCGGTGACGTACGGACTTAATTTGAATATGATCCAAGCGTGGGTTATTTGGAATCTTTGTGACctagaaaacaaaattatatctGTAGAGAGAATATTTCAGTACACTAGCATTCCTAGTGAGCCACCCCTTACCATGGGAGAAGACAGATTGAATCATCACTGGCCTTCCAAGGGAGAAGTAGAGCTTCGCGACATCCAG GTACGATACGCTCCACACTTGCCTTTTGTGCTAAGAGGCCTGACATGCACTTTCCCTGGAGGTATGAAAACTGGTATTGTCGGAAGAACAGGTAGCGGCAAGTCTACTTTAATACAGGCGCTCTTCCGCATCGTCGATCCAACTGTTGGCCAGATAATTATAGATGGTATTGATATCTGCACCATTGGGCTTCATGACCTGAGATCCAGATTGAGCATTATTCCGCAAGATCCGACCATGTTTGAGGGAACTGTGAGGACCAACCTTGACCCTCTTCAAGAATACACTGATGAACAAATTTGGGAG GCCTTGGATTCCTGTCAGCTGGGAGAAGAAGTTAGAAAGAAAGAATTGAAGCTGGACTCTCCAG TGACTGAGAATGGTGAAAATTGGAGCGTGGGTCAACGTCAGCTTGTCTGTCTAGGAAGGGTAATACTGAAGAAGAGTAAAGTATTGGTTCTGGACGAAGCAACCGCTTCAGTTGACACAGCAACTGACAACCTAATCCAGAAAACACTTAGGCAGCAGTTCTCTGAGTCAACAGTGATTACGATCGCACATCGTATAACATCAGTCCTTGACAGCGATATGGTCTTGCTTCTTGAAAACG GTTTGATTGTGGAACATGACACACCAACAAGATTGCTAGAGAACAAGTCATCCTTGTTCTCGAAGCTCGTCTCCGAGTATACTATGAGGTCGACCTACAGTTAG